The following are from one region of the Halodesulfurarchaeum sp. HSR-GB genome:
- a CDS encoding RimK/LysX family protein gives MTEPVSVGVLGLHNSKETKSILNTVNALGHEGYWLRQNNLVVEIEDGQATLEPDVDVIVNRLLLSNTEQPAELLGLAKSLGRLRPMLNRPENVLTAFHKFSTATLLADSAVQIPDAALALDADRLNALREKFGDEAVYKTAIGTHGGGTWKIGRDESVNPRVGDRYAFLQELIEQTDEQRQSDLRVYVVDGEIEGAMRRWAPDNDWRTNVALGGEVEAVPDLPDQAASMAVEAADMIGLDYAGVDLVEGVDGWHLLEVNPTAGFRGLFRATGHNPAASIATLAIETAGGSVDPDQVEQLAGVLDDSMPETVTQTKPTTREPMEVIGYTEEVLVSGTSGTERVVAKSDTGAARTSIDTRLAAEIGAGPIKSMTRVRSGSTKTGKSRPIVDIVVGIGGDRHTVAASLEDRSHMDYSLLLGRDILEHYQIDVKRTIDSGNGTTEEEEEETGEE, from the coding sequence ATGACCGAACCCGTTTCCGTCGGCGTTCTGGGTCTTCACAACAGCAAAGAAACGAAATCCATTCTCAACACCGTCAACGCCCTTGGTCACGAGGGGTACTGGCTCCGCCAGAACAACCTGGTCGTCGAGATCGAGGACGGGCAGGCGACCCTGGAACCTGACGTGGACGTGATCGTGAACCGACTGCTGCTCTCGAATACGGAACAGCCGGCCGAACTGCTGGGGCTGGCAAAGAGTCTCGGCCGGCTCCGGCCAATGTTAAATCGCCCGGAGAACGTCCTCACGGCCTTTCACAAGTTCTCGACGGCGACCCTGCTGGCCGATTCCGCGGTCCAGATTCCGGACGCGGCCCTGGCACTGGATGCCGACCGGCTGAACGCGCTCCGCGAGAAGTTCGGCGACGAGGCGGTTTACAAGACGGCGATCGGGACCCACGGCGGTGGGACCTGGAAGATCGGCCGCGACGAGTCGGTCAACCCCCGGGTCGGTGATCGCTACGCGTTCCTCCAGGAACTCATCGAACAGACCGACGAACAGCGACAGTCCGATCTGCGAGTCTACGTGGTCGACGGGGAGATCGAAGGTGCGATGCGCCGGTGGGCCCCGGACAACGACTGGCGGACGAACGTGGCACTGGGTGGCGAGGTCGAAGCAGTGCCGGACCTTCCCGATCAAGCGGCTTCGATGGCCGTCGAGGCCGCCGACATGATCGGACTGGACTACGCAGGTGTCGATCTCGTCGAGGGCGTCGACGGCTGGCATCTCTTGGAGGTCAACCCCACCGCCGGATTCAGAGGCCTCTTCAGGGCGACCGGCCACAACCCCGCGGCTTCGATCGCGACGCTGGCCATCGAGACCGCGGGCGGATCGGTCGATCCTGATCAGGTCGAGCAGTTGGCCGGCGTCCTCGACGATTCGATGCCCGAGACCGTCACCCAGACCAAACCCACCACCCGGGAGCCGATGGAAGTAATCGGCTACACCGAGGAGGTGCTCGTCAGCGGCACGTCCGGCACCGAGCGGGTCGTGGCGAAGTCCGACACCGGGGCCGCCCGCACCAGCATCGACACCCGGCTGGCGGCCGAGATCGGCGCGGGGCCGATCAAGAGCATGACGCGGGTCCGTTCGGGCAGTACGAAGACGGGGAAGTCACGGCCCATCGTGGACATCGTGGTCGGGATCGGTGGCGATCGGCACACCGTGGCAGCCAGCCTGGAGGATCGGTCCCACATGGACTACTCGCTGTTGCTCGGCCGGGACATTCTGGAGCACTACCAGATCGACGTGAAGCGGACCATTGACAGCGGAAACGGGACGACAGAGGAGGAAGAGGAGGAGACTGGAGAGGAGTGA
- a CDS encoding succinylglutamate desuccinylase/aspartoacylase family protein — protein sequence MTAGAFTYSGGKVDPGESSTIRYRISETYLGDPVKIPVSIVNGAEPGPTLFMTAAAHGDELNGIEVVREVALDWDHSKLHGTLILLPVLNVPAFLAQQRYLPIYDRDLNRSFPGDQESTSAKRMAHTIFTNFIEPADLGLDFHTSTRGRTNMLHARGDMAREDVFRLAHAFGSHVIIDTEGSEGTLRREATASGAPTITVEMGEAHRFQRGLIDRALEGVASVLAEFEMWPDETVHWPGWRTTITAEEKTWLRAESGGIVEMHAERGELVETGETIATITNPFKTERTTVESPWTGLLVGVLENPVVYPGNPLCHLVEVDEATQAVIEQGVADTHAAGEE from the coding sequence ATGACAGCGGGCGCGTTCACCTACAGTGGTGGGAAAGTTGATCCGGGCGAGTCGAGTACCATCCGCTACCGGATCAGCGAGACCTACCTCGGCGATCCCGTCAAGATTCCAGTCTCCATCGTCAACGGGGCGGAACCGGGCCCAACACTGTTCATGACTGCGGCCGCCCACGGGGACGAACTCAACGGCATCGAGGTCGTTCGCGAGGTGGCACTCGACTGGGACCACTCGAAGCTCCACGGGACGTTGATTCTCCTTCCCGTGCTCAACGTCCCGGCCTTCCTGGCCCAGCAACGGTACCTCCCGATCTACGACCGGGACCTCAACCGATCCTTTCCCGGCGATCAGGAGAGCACGAGTGCCAAGCGGATGGCCCACACCATCTTCACGAACTTCATCGAGCCGGCGGATCTGGGACTCGACTTTCACACCTCGACTCGCGGCCGGACGAACATGCTTCACGCCCGCGGTGACATGGCCCGTGAAGACGTCTTCCGGCTCGCACACGCCTTCGGTTCACACGTGATCATCGACACGGAAGGGTCGGAGGGTACACTTCGGCGGGAGGCGACTGCGAGTGGCGCGCCGACGATTACCGTCGAGATGGGCGAGGCCCACCGATTCCAGCGCGGACTGATCGATCGGGCCCTCGAAGGCGTGGCGAGCGTGCTCGCCGAGTTCGAGATGTGGCCGGACGAAACGGTTCACTGGCCAGGGTGGCGCACGACAATTACCGCCGAGGAGAAAACCTGGCTCAGGGCCGAGAGCGGTGGCATCGTCGAGATGCACGCCGAACGGGGCGAACTGGTGGAGACGGGTGAGACGATCGCCACCATCACGAACCCGTTCAAGACCGAGCGGACCACAGTCGAGTCCCCCTGGACCGGGCTGCTGGTCGGCGTGCTGGAGAATCCGGTCGTCTACCCTGGAAACCCACTCTGTCACCTGGTCGAAGTGGACGAGGCCACCCAGGCAGTCATCGAACAGGGCGTCGCCGACACCCACGCCGCGGGCGAGGAGTAA
- the sdhC gene encoding succinate dehydrogenase, cytochrome b556 subunit, whose translation MSAPYDRGRIEDFGRFRRFSAGMWAWVLHKATGWVLIGYLFAHIAVLSTAIPAAGNAEAIAAEADLYTRTLQGLEGIFLVRVLEVGLLTAAVFHMVNGIRLLLVDLGIGLERQVQTFYASLVVTAVIVLASIPVFLPPEVVPW comes from the coding sequence ATGTCAGCGCCTTACGACCGTGGCCGGATCGAGGACTTCGGCCGCTTCCGGCGATTCTCGGCGGGGATGTGGGCCTGGGTCCTTCACAAGGCCACCGGCTGGGTTCTCATCGGGTACCTCTTCGCCCACATTGCGGTCCTCAGCACGGCGATTCCGGCGGCGGGGAACGCGGAGGCCATCGCTGCCGAGGCAGACCTCTACACGCGCACGCTCCAGGGACTGGAGGGGATTTTCCTGGTTCGCGTCCTGGAAGTCGGCCTGCTCACGGCGGCGGTCTTTCACATGGTAAACGGGATTCGGCTCCTGCTGGTGGATCTGGGAATCGGCCTCGAACGACAGGTCCAGACCTTCTACGCGTCACTCGTGGTGACGGCAGTGATCGTGCTCGCGAGTATCCCCGTCTTCCTTCCGCCGGAGGTCGTTCCCTGGTAA
- a CDS encoding succinate dehydrogenase, giving the protein MTGSRPTFRHGSLAWFLQRVTAVVLLFTLAFHFLWLHFVNHAAEVTLWGSALRMDRLSYLLLMVVFLLTAAFHGINGIYNALVNEGLSGRARRVTAWVLAIAGTILVVQGLRVSVALAGVVN; this is encoded by the coding sequence ATGACGGGGTCACGACCCACGTTCCGCCACGGATCTCTCGCCTGGTTCCTCCAGCGTGTCACCGCCGTGGTGCTCCTGTTCACGCTCGCCTTTCACTTCCTCTGGCTACACTTCGTGAACCACGCCGCCGAGGTCACGCTCTGGGGGTCGGCGCTCCGCATGGACCGGCTCTCCTATCTCCTGTTGATGGTCGTCTTCCTGCTGACAGCGGCCTTTCACGGGATCAACGGGATCTACAACGCGCTGGTCAACGAGGGTCTCTCCGGGCGGGCACGACGTGTCACCGCCTGGGTGCTGGCCATCGCTGGAACGATCCTGGTCGTCCAGGGACTCCGGGTTTCGGTTGCACTCGCGGGGGTGGTGAACTGA